Proteins encoded within one genomic window of Felis catus isolate Fca126 chromosome C1, F.catus_Fca126_mat1.0, whole genome shotgun sequence:
- the PRSS56 gene encoding serine protease 56 isoform X3, producing MLLPVLLLLLLPFPDLPSVAGHPLYMRLPPSTLQALSAQGTKALQAAQRSAQWAVNRVAMEIQHRLHECRGCANHTVPCPAGPGRPRPQAQDPAAPGPCGERRPSTVNVTRAHGRIVGGSAAPPGAWPWLVRLQVGGQPLCGGVLVAASWVLTAAHCFAGAQNELLWTVTLAEGPRGEQAEEVPVNRILPHPKFDPRTFHNDLALVQLWTPVSWAGAVRPVCLPQGPREPPAGTACAIAGWGALFEDGPEAEAVREARVPLLSADTCKRALGPELHPSSMLCAGYLAGGIDSCQGDSGGPLTCSEPGPRPKEVLYGVTSWGDGCGEPGKPGVYTRVAVFKDWLQEQMSATPSSREPSCRELLAWDPPAEPQADAAPPCAFYSRLCSGPAVACARLAQQQCLQRRRRCELRSLAHTLLGLLRGAQDLLGPSPGMRRLAPALARSALSLLEPPRHPAREQRLHPGSRAAGARFPKRRPEQRKEGNGCPGLETLQQKLATLQGTHAWILQVPSEHLAMDFHEVLADLGSKTLTGLFRAWVRAGLGGQHVVFGGLVGLEPATMARSLPRLLVQALQAFRLAALAEAEGPQMGAR from the exons GACGAAAGCGCTGCAGGCTGCCCAGAGGAGCGCCCAGTGGGCAGTAAATCGAGTGGCAATGGAGATCCAGCACAGACTCCACGAGTGCAGAGGCTGTGCCAACCACACGGTCCCGTGCCCGG CAGGACCTGGGCGTCCTAGGCCACAAGCGCAGGATCCAGCCGCCCCAG GGCCGTGTGGCGAGCGGCGCCCGAGCACTGTCAACGTGACGCGTGCCCACGGCCGCATTGTCGGAGGTAGCGCTGCGCCCCCGGGGGCCTGGCCCTGGCTGGTGAGGCTGCAAGTCGGGGGGCAGCCTCTGTGCGGCGGCGTCCTGGTGGCGGCGTCCTGGGTACTCACCGCGGCGCACTGCTTCGCGGG CGCCCAGAACGAGCTTCTGTGGACGGTGACGCTGGCCGAGGGCCCCCGGGGGGAGCAAGCGGAGGAGGTGCCGGTGAACCGCATCTTGCCCCACCCTAAG TTTGACCCGCGGACCTTCCACAACGACCTGGCCCTCGTGCAGCTGTGGACGCcggtgagctgggcaggggccgTGCGCCCTGTGTGCCTGCCCCAGGGGCCCCGGGAGCCCCCAGCCGGCACGGCTTGCGCCATCGCGGGCTGGGGGGCCCTCTTCGAAG ACGGGCCTGAGGCTGAGGCGGTCAGGGAGGCCCGAGTGCCCCTGCTCAGTGCTGACACCTGCAAAAGGGCCTTGGGGCCCGAGCTGCACCCCAGCAGCATGCTCTGTGCCGGCTACCTGGCCGGGGGCATCGACTCATGCCAG GGTGACTCCGGAGGCCCCCTGACATGTTCTGAGCCTGGCCCCCGCCCCAAGGAGGTCCTGTACGGGGTCACCTCCTGGGGGGACGGATGCGGAGAGCCAGGGAAGCCCGGAGTCTACACTCGAGTGGCCGTGTTCAAGGACTGGCTCCAGGAGCAGATGAGCG CAACCCCCTCCAGCCGGGAACCCAGCTGCCGGGAGCTTCTGGCCTGGGACCCGCCCGCGGAGCCGCAGGCAGACGCCGCCCCGCCGTGCGCCTTCTACTCCCGCCTGTGCTCCGGGCCCGCGGTCGCCTGTGCGCGTCTGGCGCAACAGCAGTGCCTGCAGCGTCGGAGGCGATGCG AGCTGCGCTCGTTGGCGCACACCCTCCTGGGCCTGCTGCGGGGCGCTCAGGACCTGCTCGGCCCGAGCCCAGGGATGCGGCGTCTGGCCCCAGCCCTGGCTCGCTCCGCTCTGTCGCTCCtagagcctcccaggcaccctgcccGCGAGCAGCGGCTACACCCAG GATCGCGGGCTGCAGGCGCGCGGTTCCCGAAGCGGAGACCAGAGCAGCGCAAGGAAGGGAACG gcTGCCCTGGGTTGGAGACGCTGCAACAGAAGTTGGCCACCCTTCAAGGCACCCATGCCTGGATCCTACAGGTCCCATCAGAGCACTTGGCCATGGACTTCCATGAG GTCCTGGCAGATCTGGGCTCCAAGACACTGACCGGCCTCTTCCGAGCCTGGGTGCGGGCAGGCTTGGGGGGCCAGCATGTGGTCTTTGGTGGCCTGGTGGGCCTGGAGCCAGCCACGATGGCCCGCAGCCTTCCCCGGTTGCTGGTGCAGGCCCTGCAGGCCTTCCGCTTGGCCGCcctggcagaggcagagggacccCAGATGGGTGCAAGGTAG
- the CHRND gene encoding LOW QUALITY PROTEIN: acetylcholine receptor subunit delta (The sequence of the model RefSeq protein was modified relative to this genomic sequence to represent the inferred CDS: inserted 1 base in 1 codon), whose translation MEGPVLTLGLLAALVVCGSWGLNEEERLIRHLFEEKGYNKELRPVAHKDESVEVSLALTLSNLISLKEVEETLTTNVWMEHGWTDXRLQWDAEEFGNISVLRLPPDMLWLPEIVLENNNDGSFQISYACNVLVYPSGYVYWLPPAIFRSSCPISVTYFPFDWQNCSLKFSSLKYTAKEITLSLKQEEKEGRSYPVEWIVIDPAGFTENGEWEIVHRPARINVDPSVPLDSPGHQDVTFYLIIRRKPLFYIINILVPCVLISFMINLVFYLPADSGEKTSMAISVLLAQSVFLLLISKRLPATSMAIPLIGKFLLFGMVLVTMVVVICVIVLNIHFRTPSTHVLSEGVKKLFLETLPKRLHMSRPAEDGPSPGALVRRSSSLGYISKAEEYFLLKSRSDLMFEKQSERHGLARRLTTARRPPAGSEQAQQELFSQLKPAVDGANFIVNHMRDQNNYNEEKDCWNRVARTVDRLCLFVVTPIMVVGTAWIFLQGAYNQPPPQPFPGDPFSYHEKDKRFA comes from the exons ATGGAGGGGCCGGTGTTAACGCTGGGGCTGCTGGCTGCCCTGGTCGTGTGTG gcAGCTGGGGCCTGAACGAGGAGGAGCGGCTGATTCGGCACCTGTTTGAAGAGAAGGGCTACAACAAGGAGCTCCGGCCTGTGGCTCACAAAGATGAGAGCGTGGAGGTCTCGCTGGCCCTCACGCTCTCCAATCTCATCTCTCTG AAAGAAGTTGAGGAGACCCTCACCACTAACGTGTGGATGGAGCAC GGCTGGACGG CCCGGCTGCAGTGGGATGCTGAAGAATTTGGAAATATCAGTGTCCTGCGCCTGCCCCCCGACATGCTGTGGCTCCCAGAGATTGTGCTGGAGAACAA CAACGACGGCTCCTTCCAGATTTCCTACGCCTGCAACGTGCTCGTCTACCCTTCGGGCTACGTGTACTGGCTGCCGCCCGCCATCTTCCGCTCCTCTTGCCCCATCTCCGTCACCTACTTCCCCTTCGACTGGCAGAACTGCTCCCTCAAGTTCAG TTCACTCAAGTACACGGCCAAGGAGATCACCCTGAGTCTgaagcaggaggagaaagagggccGCTCCTATCCTGTGGAGTGGATCGTCATCGACCCTGCGGGTTTCACAG AGAATGGGGAGTGGGAGATAGTGCACCGGCCAGCCAGGATCAACGTGGACCCCAGTGTCCCGCTGGACAGTCCCGGCCACCAGGACGTCACCTTCTACCTCATCATCCGCCGCAAGCCCCTCTTCTACATCATCAACATCCTGGTGCCCTGCGTGCTCATCTCCTTCATGATCAACCTGGTCTTCTACCTGCCGGCTGACA GTGGCGAGAAGACGTCGATGGCCATCTCGGTGCTCCTGGCCCAGTCGGTCTTCCTGCTGCTCATCTCCAAGCGACTGCCCGCCACGTCCATGGCCATCCCCCTCATCGGCAA GTTCCTGCTCTTCGGCATGGTGCTGGTGACCATGGTCGTGGTGATCTGTGTCATCGTGCTCAACATCCACTTTCGCACACCCAGCACCCACGTGCTGTCTGAGGGGGTCAAGAAG CTCTTCCTGGAGACCCTGCCCAAACGCCTACACATGTCCCGCCCGGCAGAGGATGGGCCCAGCCCGGGGGCTCTCGTCCGGAGAAGCAGTTCCCTGGGCTACATCTCCAAGGCCGAGGAGTACTTCTTGCTCAAGTCCCGAAGTGACCTCATGTTTGAGAAGCAGTCGGAGCGGCACGGGCTGGCCCGGCGCCTCACCACCGCAC GCCGgcccccagcaggctctgagcaagcccAGCAGGAGCTCTTCAGTCAGCTGAAGCCAGCCGTGGATGGGGCCAACTTCATCGTCAACCACATGAGGGACCAGAACAATTACAATGAG gaaaAGGACTGCTGGAACCGAGTGGCCCGCACAGTGGACCGACTCTGCCTGTTTGTGGTGACGCCCATCATGGTGGTGGGCACGGCCTGGATCTTCCTGCAGGGCGCCTACAACCAGCCCCCACCTCAGCCCTTCCCCGGGGACCCCTTCTCCTACCATGAGAAAGATAAGCGCTTCGCCTAG